A genomic window from Sphingobacterium sp. BN32 includes:
- the folP gene encoding dihydropteroate synthase codes for MPIFHTSPAQSINLKGRLMTFDRPKIMGILNLTPDSFYDGGKYIQVEAALIRAQQILDEGADIIDIGAYSTRPGAKAIDATEEIQRAVPIIEAIASKYPEAILSIDTFRADVAEACIQAGAHIINDVSGGTLDEAMFETVARLQVPYILMHMRGTPQTMQSLTDYADVVNEVAYFLGERIATLRALGLKDIILDPGYGFAKTISQNYELLLRVDELHYFGLPILGGVSRKSMIYKKLNTTADQVLTGTTALNTLLLERGVQLLRVHDVKEARQLVDLFFT; via the coding sequence ATGCCGATTTTCCATACCTCTCCTGCTCAAAGCATCAACCTCAAGGGTCGTTTAATGACTTTCGATCGTCCAAAAATTATGGGGATACTGAATCTTACGCCCGATAGTTTTTATGATGGCGGAAAGTACATACAGGTCGAGGCAGCCTTGATCCGGGCGCAGCAAATATTGGATGAGGGTGCCGATATTATTGATATTGGCGCCTATTCTACGCGTCCCGGAGCGAAAGCTATTGACGCTACTGAAGAAATACAACGTGCTGTTCCGATCATTGAGGCTATTGCTTCAAAATACCCCGAAGCCATTCTTTCCATCGACACCTTCCGTGCGGACGTAGCGGAAGCCTGCATTCAAGCGGGCGCCCATATCATCAATGATGTTTCTGGCGGCACGCTGGATGAGGCTATGTTTGAAACTGTTGCTCGACTGCAGGTGCCGTATATCCTGATGCATATGCGCGGAACACCTCAGACGATGCAAAGCCTGACAGATTATGCAGACGTTGTGAATGAGGTTGCCTATTTCCTTGGCGAGCGCATTGCTACACTCCGTGCTCTAGGCCTTAAAGACATTATTCTGGATCCTGGATATGGATTTGCAAAGACCATTTCTCAGAATTACGAACTATTATTACGCGTTGATGAGCTTCATTACTTTGGATTACCTATCTTAGGCGGAGTTTCGCGAAAATCTATGATTTACAAAAAACTGAATACCACAGCGGATCAAGTTTTAACGGGTACAACTGCCTTAAATACGCTCCTGCTCGAGCGTGGCGTTCAGCTGCTGCGGGTACATGACGTGAAGGAAGCGAGACAATTAGTTGATTTATTTTTTACTTAA
- a CDS encoding DUF420 domain-containing protein, whose amino-acid sequence MAMTEEEKKYKGIIWTLSIIIPLAVAALFGVNLKRMGFDVEPLGFLPPIYATINGITAVFLVIAVAAIKRGNAKLHENLIKLCMVCSALFLVMYVAYHMTSESTKFLGEGAIRYVYYFILITHIVLSVIIIPFVLFTFVRGIAGAYERHKKLARITYPMWLYVAVTGVIVYLMISPYYTH is encoded by the coding sequence ATGGCAATGACCGAAGAAGAAAAAAAATATAAGGGAATTATCTGGACGCTGTCCATTATTATTCCTTTAGCTGTTGCAGCGTTGTTTGGTGTTAATTTAAAGCGTATGGGTTTCGATGTGGAGCCTTTAGGGTTCTTGCCTCCAATCTACGCAACCATTAACGGTATCACCGCAGTGTTTTTAGTCATTGCAGTTGCTGCCATCAAACGTGGGAATGCAAAACTTCACGAAAATTTAATCAAACTATGTATGGTTTGTTCGGCACTGTTCTTAGTGATGTATGTCGCCTATCATATGACTTCGGAGTCGACGAAATTTCTTGGCGAAGGAGCTATTCGCTATGTATATTATTTCATTCTGATTACACACATCGTTTTGTCGGTAATTATTATCCCATTCGTATTGTTTACCTTTGTGAGAGGTATAGCTGGGGCCTATGAACGCCATAAAAAGCTTGCCCGCATTACATATCCAATGTGGTTATATGTTGCTGTAACTGGTGTTATTGTCTATTTGATGATTTCACCGTATTATACACATTAA
- a CDS encoding cytochrome C oxidase subunit IV family protein, with protein MSNHDHIAAHDAHGHEEGMDKKRIWSVFFILLALTALEFLIALGFVHHWGILQKGTLVNVIYIALTLVKAFYIVAFFMHLKFEKSGFIVCCSIVFLFIVYFIILLLTEGDFLHGAMTHQPIFPHK; from the coding sequence ATGAGTAATCACGATCATATTGCTGCACACGATGCGCACGGACATGAAGAGGGAATGGATAAAAAACGTATCTGGTCCGTATTCTTTATCTTATTAGCATTAACTGCGTTAGAATTCTTAATCGCATTAGGTTTTGTACATCACTGGGGGATTCTTCAAAAAGGAACTTTAGTAAATGTGATTTACATTGCATTAACATTAGTAAAAGCATTTTATATTGTTGCTTTCTTCATGCACTTGAAATTTGAGAAGTCCGGATTTATAGTTTGCTGTAGCATAGTGTTTTTATTTATTGTGTATTTCATCATCTTGCTTCTTACAGAAGGTGATTTCTTACACGGTGCAATGACTCACCAACCTATTTTCCCTCATAAATAA
- the metG gene encoding methionine--tRNA ligase, whose amino-acid sequence MDIFNKQRYTITSALPYANGPLHIGHLAGAYIPGDIFVRFLRLNNKDVVYVCGSDEHGAAITIKAKKEGVTPQQIIDKYNQQIKESFEEFGISFNIYHRTSEPIHHELSQEFFLNLYEKGEFIERFSEQYYDEEYHQFLADRYIVGTCPHCGNDGAYGDQCEKCGTSLNPTDLINPKSTLSGKTPILKATKHWYLPLDKYQPWLEKWLIEGKKNVLKSNVFGQCQSWLKSGLQPRSMTRDLDWGVDVPLEEAEGKKLYVWLDAPIGYISATKQWAIDEGKNWELYWKKQANPADESTLIHFIGKDNIVFHCIIFPAILHAHGEYILPENVPANEFLNLEGDKLSTSRNHAVWLHEYLQEFPGKQDELRYMLTSILPETSDSEFTWKDFQARVNNELVAIFGNFVNRVMVLSHKYFDGQVLMGSPLTAADEEVLKELATFPDLIKQSLSQYRFREALAQFMNAARLGNKYLADEEPWKVIKTAEERVKTVLFVAGQIVANLAVLGQPFLPFTSAKIFEMLNLPQSDWDTAGKANLLSSGHKLDETQLLFEKITDEQVEFQLNKLAQAKASNALAAPKAAQKANVSFDDFVKMDIRVGRILTAEKVAKTKKLLKLTIDTGIDKRTVVSGIAEFFQPEEIVGKQVSILVNLEPREIKGIQSQGMILMAEDADGRLDFVNPTSEISVGSGIR is encoded by the coding sequence TTGGATATTTTTAATAAACAACGCTATACCATTACCTCGGCATTACCTTATGCTAATGGTCCATTACATATTGGCCACCTTGCAGGAGCCTACATTCCCGGAGATATTTTCGTTCGTTTCCTACGTTTAAACAATAAGGATGTTGTTTATGTCTGCGGTTCTGACGAGCACGGGGCGGCGATTACCATCAAAGCAAAAAAAGAAGGCGTAACTCCGCAGCAGATTATCGATAAGTACAATCAGCAGATTAAAGAGAGTTTTGAAGAATTCGGAATCTCTTTCAATATCTATCACCGTACATCGGAGCCAATTCACCATGAGCTTTCACAAGAGTTCTTTTTGAACCTTTATGAAAAAGGAGAGTTTATTGAGCGTTTCTCAGAGCAATACTACGATGAAGAATATCATCAATTCTTAGCCGATCGCTATATTGTAGGAACTTGTCCTCATTGTGGAAATGACGGCGCCTACGGCGACCAATGCGAGAAATGCGGTACTTCGCTTAATCCAACAGATTTAATTAATCCTAAGTCGACTTTGAGCGGTAAAACACCGATTCTAAAGGCAACTAAACACTGGTATTTGCCTTTAGACAAATATCAACCTTGGTTAGAGAAATGGTTAATCGAAGGCAAGAAAAATGTGTTGAAGTCGAATGTATTTGGTCAATGTCAATCTTGGTTGAAATCCGGCTTACAGCCACGTTCGATGACCCGCGATTTGGATTGGGGCGTTGATGTTCCGTTGGAAGAAGCAGAAGGCAAGAAACTTTACGTTTGGCTAGATGCTCCAATTGGCTATATCTCCGCAACCAAGCAATGGGCAATCGATGAAGGTAAAAACTGGGAGCTATACTGGAAAAAGCAAGCTAATCCAGCAGATGAATCGACTTTGATCCACTTTATCGGTAAAGACAATATCGTTTTCCACTGTATTATTTTCCCTGCCATCTTACATGCGCATGGGGAATACATATTGCCAGAGAATGTACCGGCAAACGAGTTCTTGAACCTAGAAGGCGATAAGCTTTCTACCTCTCGTAATCATGCCGTTTGGTTGCATGAATATTTGCAGGAATTCCCAGGAAAGCAAGATGAGCTTCGTTATATGTTGACTTCTATTCTTCCAGAAACTTCAGATAGTGAATTCACATGGAAAGACTTCCAGGCACGTGTGAATAACGAGCTAGTTGCAATCTTTGGAAACTTCGTGAACCGTGTCATGGTTCTTTCGCATAAATATTTCGACGGACAAGTTTTGATGGGATCTCCATTAACTGCTGCCGATGAAGAAGTATTGAAAGAATTGGCGACTTTCCCTGACTTGATCAAACAATCCCTTTCGCAATACCGCTTCCGCGAAGCATTAGCACAGTTTATGAATGCGGCGCGTTTAGGAAATAAATATTTAGCGGATGAAGAACCATGGAAAGTAATTAAAACTGCTGAAGAACGCGTTAAGACAGTGTTATTTGTCGCAGGACAGATCGTGGCCAACCTGGCTGTATTAGGACAACCTTTCTTGCCATTCACCAGTGCGAAGATTTTTGAAATGTTGAATCTTCCACAAAGCGACTGGGATACTGCAGGAAAAGCAAATCTACTGTCGTCCGGACATAAATTAGACGAAACACAGTTGTTGTTTGAGAAAATCACCGATGAGCAAGTGGAGTTCCAGTTGAATAAACTAGCACAAGCGAAGGCATCAAATGCGTTAGCAGCACCAAAAGCAGCTCAAAAAGCAAATGTCTCTTTTGACGACTTCGTAAAGATGGATATCCGTGTCGGCCGAATTTTGACTGCTGAAAAAGTAGCGAAAACAAAGAAATTGCTGAAATTAACCATCGATACAGGTATCGACAAACGTACTGTCGTATCAGGAATCGCAGAATTCTTCCAACCGGAAGAAATTGTCGGCAAACAAGTGTCTATTCTTGTGAACTTGGAGCCTAGAGAAATCAAAGGAATTCAGTCACAAGGAATGATCTTGATGGCAGAAGACGCAGACGGTCGTTTAGACTTTGTAAATCCAACATCAGAAATATCAGTAGGAAGCGGAATCCGTTAG
- a CDS encoding DoxX family protein — MRNSKTDIGLLIIRVVIGTTMIAFHGIPKLMGGVEGWTKIGQSMQAIGINFLPTVWGFSAGFTETVGSFLLILGLWTRPASSLLAFTMLIAAIMHLSKGDGLSGASHAIEFLAVYVAFAIMGPGRLSVDKK, encoded by the coding sequence ATGCGTAATTCAAAAACTGACATTGGCTTATTAATTATCCGGGTAGTTATCGGTACAACGATGATTGCATTTCACGGGATTCCAAAACTAATGGGGGGTGTTGAGGGATGGACGAAGATAGGTCAATCTATGCAAGCAATTGGGATTAACTTTCTACCTACGGTATGGGGTTTTTCTGCCGGATTTACAGAAACTGTAGGTTCATTTTTATTGATTTTAGGACTTTGGACTCGTCCTGCTTCTTCACTGTTAGCATTTACGATGCTGATCGCTGCTATTATGCATCTGAGCAAGGGAGATGGCCTTTCTGGCGCATCACATGCCATTGAATTCTTAGCGGTTTATGTTGCTTTTGCGATCATGGGGCCGGGACGATTGAGCGTCGATAAAAAATAG
- a CDS encoding ABC transporter ATPase, translated as MKKVWIYQADRFFTQPELETAQAQLRDFVAEWTAHGSQLAGNAEIKHNLFIILTVDEELAQATGCSIDKSVHMLKKLEADLQIDLFNRMLMAYRDVDGNIQLVSRDVFDALYKEGVINEDTIVYNNLIQSADELTTKWEVPFKDSWHATVFKK; from the coding sequence ATGAAGAAGGTTTGGATTTATCAAGCTGATCGTTTCTTTACGCAGCCAGAGCTGGAAACTGCACAGGCACAATTAAGAGACTTTGTAGCAGAATGGACTGCCCACGGTAGTCAATTGGCAGGAAATGCGGAAATAAAGCATAATCTTTTTATCATCCTGACGGTAGATGAAGAATTGGCACAGGCGACAGGCTGTTCGATCGACAAGTCTGTTCATATGCTTAAAAAGCTGGAGGCTGATCTTCAAATCGATCTTTTCAACCGCATGTTAATGGCATATCGCGATGTCGATGGCAATATTCAACTGGTTTCGCGCGATGTATTTGATGCCCTTTATAAGGAAGGTGTAATCAACGAAGATACAATTGTCTATAACAATTTAATTCAATCTGCCGATGAGCTGACAACAAAATGGGAGGTCCCGTTTAAAGATAGTTGGCATGCTACAGTTTTTAAGAAATAA
- a CDS encoding SCO family protein, producing the protein MSKSTRSKNISKLIILALVLFVPGFLYILVNNMGSNEYVRLPVFGEKSLSGKMNRVMGREIPDTVFHQVKPLNLLDLNGNDVPFLQSDTIISVAHLFYSRDSALSKQLIHDLSSIAERFKNNPKVRLYSISVDPRDTKDDLERVIAPYKKIANPNWFVVFKPKEDILSYAREQLLIEGMINPSDSSSYVIGSNFVLLDSKRRIRGIYDISLKTETARLEDEIKVQLVEEIRNNPLKVERK; encoded by the coding sequence ATGAGTAAAAGTACTCGTTCTAAGAACATATCAAAATTAATAATCCTGGCACTTGTACTATTTGTGCCAGGATTTTTATATATACTGGTTAATAATATGGGCTCGAATGAGTACGTAAGATTACCGGTGTTTGGTGAAAAAAGCCTCTCTGGCAAAATGAACCGAGTGATGGGACGTGAAATTCCCGACACTGTTTTTCACCAAGTCAAACCACTGAATTTATTGGACTTGAATGGCAATGATGTTCCCTTTCTTCAATCGGACACCATCATCTCTGTCGCCCATCTATTCTATTCTCGTGATTCGGCACTTTCGAAACAGTTGATTCACGACTTGAGCAGTATCGCTGAGCGTTTCAAAAACAATCCTAAAGTTCGCCTTTACTCTATTAGTGTAGACCCGCGCGACACGAAGGATGATTTAGAACGTGTTATTGCGCCATATAAAAAAATTGCCAACCCGAACTGGTTCGTCGTATTCAAGCCAAAGGAAGATATCCTGAGCTATGCACGTGAGCAATTGCTGATCGAAGGGATGATCAATCCGAGCGATAGCAGCAGTTATGTCATTGGGAGTAATTTTGTTCTTTTGGATTCAAAGCGTCGTATCCGTGGTATCTATGATATCAGTTTAAAAACAGAGACTGCTCGTTTGGAAGATGAAATTAAAGTTCAGTTGGTTGAAGAAATCAGAAATAACCCCCTTAAAGTAGAAAGGAAGTAA
- a CDS encoding DUF4920 domain-containing protein produces the protein MKKLITLLVCVFAFIGMSHAQSKIQPAKVGVNYGKKIDKSGAVSVKKLESNLAKSKTFDGKIEGQVVQVCKKKGCFLTLKREGDQDPIMVRFTDYAYFVPEDLIGKTVVIEGKAKVKETTVEWQKHYAEDMGKSKEEIAKINKPKQDISVVADGVLVVK, from the coding sequence ATGAAAAAGTTAATTACATTGCTAGTTTGTGTTTTCGCGTTCATTGGCATGAGCCATGCGCAAAGCAAAATCCAACCTGCTAAAGTTGGAGTAAACTATGGTAAGAAAATCGACAAAAGCGGCGCAGTTTCTGTGAAGAAGTTGGAGTCTAACTTAGCAAAAAGCAAAACATTCGACGGTAAGATCGAAGGTCAAGTGGTACAGGTATGTAAGAAGAAAGGATGTTTTCTGACGTTGAAAAGAGAAGGTGATCAAGATCCAATTATGGTTCGTTTCACAGACTACGCATACTTTGTTCCTGAAGATTTGATCGGAAAAACGGTAGTTATCGAAGGAAAAGCTAAGGTAAAAGAAACAACTGTTGAATGGCAAAAACACTATGCTGAAGACATGGGAAAAAGCAAAGAAGAGATTGCCAAGATCAATAAGCCAAAACAAGACATCTCTGTGGTGGCAGACGGCGTTCTTGTTGTAAAATAA
- a CDS encoding L-threonylcarbamoyladenylate synthase, giving the protein MRIPYDKDDMKQALETLKAGGLILYPTDTIWGIGCDATNPEAVEKIFALKGRDKGKSMIVLLGNDYQLEAYVQEVPEVAYQLIEVADKPLTIIYNKAKNLAPNVVAEDGSIGIRVVQHTFCEELIQRFRKPIVSTSANISGEATAQNFSEISEEIKDGVDYVVQYGQMDMSKHQASTIMKIDASGKFEFIRK; this is encoded by the coding sequence ATGAGAATTCCGTACGACAAAGATGATATGAAGCAAGCCTTAGAAACTTTAAAGGCTGGCGGACTCATCTTATATCCAACTGATACGATCTGGGGTATAGGCTGCGATGCGACGAATCCAGAAGCCGTTGAGAAGATCTTCGCATTGAAAGGTCGCGATAAAGGAAAGAGTATGATTGTTCTTTTAGGGAATGATTATCAGCTCGAGGCTTATGTGCAGGAGGTACCAGAAGTCGCTTATCAATTGATTGAAGTTGCGGACAAACCATTGACCATTATTTATAACAAGGCGAAGAACTTAGCGCCCAATGTTGTTGCTGAAGACGGCAGTATCGGTATTCGGGTGGTTCAGCATACCTTTTGCGAGGAGCTGATTCAACGTTTTAGAAAACCAATCGTTTCTACCTCTGCGAATATCTCGGGCGAGGCGACTGCGCAAAACTTTTCGGAGATTTCTGAAGAGATCAAAGATGGGGTTGACTACGTTGTACAGTATGGTCAAATGGATATGAGCAAACATCAGGCTTCTACGATTATGAAGATTGATGCCAGCGGGAAGTTTGAATTTATTCGAAAATAG
- the brnQ gene encoding branched-chain amino acid transport system II carrier protein yields MKKTGDIITIGFALFAMFFGAGNLLLPLFIGLQVGNHVWITILAFGLTGILLPFFGILSIVNSGDTFNDLGNRINKGIAPILGSVIMLCIGPMIAIPRTAATTYEVGVLPSFPNSSPIWTSIIFFAVTWVLTIKPSKVVDIIGNILTPVLLVLLLGLIAIGVFSPIADYNVQSLNTGESFTLGFTEGYQTLDVLASVIFAGIIIAAARTKGYNSVKSKNQVVIAAGLLAAICLFLIYGGLIQLGATSGITDLNMKRSELLIHISKSVLGHYGMIAIALSIALACLTTAIALTSAVGTFFSQLTNNKLSYKVLVTTCCVLSCLLSITGVDNIISFAYPVLIFVYPIVITLVLYTVFFGPFVKHKLPYVGALIASTIIAAFNLLKYLGMLNDSTLAILDKIPFFAYELGWVVPSAIFFLIFLAIDKSLSKEG; encoded by the coding sequence TTGAAAAAGACCGGAGATATCATTACCATCGGATTTGCTTTATTTGCCATGTTTTTTGGAGCTGGCAATCTTTTATTACCCCTATTTATCGGCCTACAAGTGGGAAACCACGTTTGGATAACCATACTCGCCTTCGGATTAACCGGCATTTTACTACCCTTTTTCGGAATCCTGTCCATCGTCAATTCTGGCGATACGTTCAACGATTTAGGAAACAGGATAAACAAAGGAATAGCCCCTATTTTAGGGAGTGTTATTATGCTTTGTATTGGTCCGATGATTGCCATTCCACGAACGGCCGCAACGACGTATGAAGTCGGTGTATTGCCTTCGTTTCCGAATAGTAGTCCTATCTGGACGTCTATCATATTTTTCGCCGTGACCTGGGTATTAACAATCAAACCTTCGAAAGTGGTAGATATCATTGGAAATATCCTTACACCGGTATTGCTGGTGCTCTTGCTGGGGCTTATTGCCATTGGCGTATTTTCGCCGATTGCAGACTATAATGTTCAGTCTTTAAATACAGGCGAGTCATTTACGTTAGGATTCACTGAAGGCTACCAAACTTTAGATGTGCTGGCTTCAGTAATTTTTGCAGGCATTATCATCGCTGCTGCAAGAACGAAGGGATATAATAGCGTAAAATCTAAAAACCAGGTGGTTATTGCTGCTGGCCTATTGGCTGCAATCTGCCTCTTCCTAATCTATGGTGGGCTTATACAATTAGGCGCGACCTCTGGAATAACCGATCTGAACATGAAGCGTTCGGAACTCTTGATTCATATATCCAAGTCCGTTTTAGGCCATTATGGCATGATTGCGATTGCATTAAGTATCGCATTGGCTTGTCTAACGACAGCCATTGCACTGACATCTGCGGTTGGGACATTCTTCTCACAACTGACCAACAACAAACTGTCCTATAAAGTTCTCGTGACGACTTGTTGTGTCTTATCCTGCTTGCTATCCATCACAGGCGTAGACAATATTATTTCATTTGCCTATCCGGTATTGATCTTCGTATATCCTATCGTGATTACGTTAGTACTCTATACCGTATTTTTCGGGCCATTTGTTAAACATAAACTGCCCTACGTAGGAGCTTTAATAGCTTCCACCATTATCGCAGCGTTCAATCTTTTGAAATACTTAGGAATGCTGAATGACTCCACATTAGCAATCCTGGATAAGATACCGTTTTTCGCATACGAATTAGGTTGGGTAGTGCCTTCGGCTATCTTCTTCCTGATCTTCCTAGCGATTGATAAAAGCCTTTCGAAAGAAGGTTAA
- a CDS encoding RNA-binding S4 domain-containing protein: MAEAEKLRIDKYLWAIRIFKTRSLATEACKAGRVKLNGQNVKPSYVVKVGETYQIQKGIERKVILVTGLLERRVDAKTAVQFYEDHTPVEETYAFKSTFHAPVLKRDRGTGRPTKKDRREIDDLKSDWWDNENEE; this comes from the coding sequence ATGGCAGAAGCAGAAAAATTAAGGATCGATAAGTATTTGTGGGCGATTCGTATTTTCAAGACACGTAGTTTAGCTACAGAGGCTTGCAAAGCTGGTCGGGTGAAATTGAATGGACAAAATGTGAAGCCTTCTTATGTCGTTAAAGTCGGTGAGACCTACCAAATACAGAAGGGCATTGAGCGCAAGGTTATCTTGGTGACAGGTTTGTTAGAACGTCGTGTGGATGCCAAGACTGCCGTGCAATTCTACGAAGACCATACACCAGTCGAGGAAACCTATGCTTTCAAATCAACTTTCCATGCCCCAGTATTGAAGCGCGATCGAGGAACAGGAAGACCAACGAAGAAAGACCGTCGTGAGATCGATGATCTGAAAAGCGATTGGTGGGATAACGAAAATGAAGAGTAG
- a CDS encoding 2,3,4,5-tetrahydropyridine-2,6-dicarboxylate N-succinyltransferase translates to MIDCTILKKLVEEAWENRQLLEYKEYYEAVEFVIQHLDKGELRVAEPMGETWFVNDWIKKAVILYFPIRNMEVIKNEPFVYHDKMKLKTNYKELGVRVVPGASARYGAYLSKGVIMMPSYVNIGAYVGEGTMVDTWATVGSCAQIGKNVHLSGGVGIGGVLEPVQAAPVIIEDNVFVGSRAIVVEGVRVEEEAVLGANVVLTASTKIIDVSGPEPKEYKGYVPARSVVIPGSYTKKFPAGEYQVPCALIIGQRKESTDKKTSLNDALRDHNVAV, encoded by the coding sequence ATGATCGACTGCACAATCCTTAAGAAACTAGTTGAAGAAGCTTGGGAAAATAGACAATTATTAGAATATAAAGAGTATTATGAAGCTGTTGAGTTTGTTATTCAACACTTAGATAAAGGTGAACTACGCGTTGCGGAGCCGATGGGCGAAACTTGGTTCGTTAATGATTGGATCAAGAAAGCCGTTATTTTATACTTCCCGATTCGCAATATGGAGGTTATCAAAAATGAGCCTTTTGTGTATCACGATAAAATGAAGTTAAAAACTAACTACAAAGAACTCGGTGTGCGCGTTGTTCCTGGTGCTTCTGCTCGTTATGGAGCTTACTTGTCTAAAGGAGTAATCATGATGCCTTCCTATGTTAATATTGGTGCATATGTCGGTGAAGGAACGATGGTTGACACTTGGGCTACTGTAGGTTCTTGTGCGCAGATTGGTAAGAATGTACACTTAAGCGGCGGTGTTGGTATTGGTGGTGTTTTAGAACCTGTGCAAGCAGCACCGGTTATCATTGAAGACAACGTTTTTGTTGGTTCCAGAGCCATTGTTGTCGAAGGTGTTCGTGTTGAGGAGGAAGCTGTATTAGGAGCAAACGTTGTGTTGACTGCATCAACAAAAATTATCGACGTTTCTGGACCGGAGCCGAAAGAATATAAAGGCTATGTTCCGGCGCGTTCGGTTGTCATCCCAGGTTCTTATACGAAGAAATTCCCAGCAGGCGAATATCAAGTTCCTTGCGCATTGATCATCGGACAGCGTAAAGAGTCAACAGATAAGAAAACATCGTTAAACGATGCACTACGTGATCACAACGTAGCAGTTTAA